One Lepisosteus oculatus isolate fLepOcu1 chromosome 4, fLepOcu1.hap2, whole genome shotgun sequence genomic window, CTAGTTGGTTTCAATGCCAGTTTTATTCTCTTCATTTGCATTCTTGCTGTTTATCTTGTATTGCCTTTCGTGtgattttctgttgttgtttctgCTTTCATTGTTCTTTCTCTATGCTGACTAACCCTTCCagcaaaaacacattctgagtAGAGAATTGTAACAGAGAATCAGAGGAAGTGACAGCTGGAAGTACATTGATCTTATAATGTTTTGCTTAGCTAAGGGACAATAGCCGTGGTCTTCTATGACAAAGTATCTTTAgtggtcatatactgtagtaaagaCCTCTGTTTAACTTCTCATTCAAAGCAATATCCCCCTACATCACAGTGTCACCATACTAGAAGATTGGTTTCAAAATTCTGGTCCGGCTACAATGCAGTGACTCTGCTCTTGTTGCCATTGTCTCATTATTACCATGTTTTGTAAGTTGTTTTCTGTCCTTTAGCAGCAGTAACCTCCACCAAACATTTCTTGTAGCTGCTGATGAGACGTGAGAATTTTAGACCATTCCTccttacaaaactgtttcagttcattgatATTTCTGGGATTCCTTGCGTGAACAGTTTTCGTCAGGTCATGGCATAGCATCTCAATTGGGATGAGGTCTGGactctgacttggccattccagaacacaaattttcttctgtttaaacCGTTTTGTTGTTCATTTACTCCTGTGTTTTGGGTCATTATCCTGTTCCATCACCCAACTTCTATTAAGCTTCAGGTGACGGACCgctaccctgacattctgcaaAATTTCTGGATACAATTTTGAATTCATTGTTCCCTCTATGATAGCAGGCTGCccaggccctgaggcagcaaagcagccccaaaccatgatCCTCCCTCCACCATACTTCACgagtgggatgaggttttggtattggtgtgcagtgctttttttcttccaaacaTAGCATTGCGCTTTTCTGCCAaagagttcaacttttgtctcatccGTCCACAAAACATTGTCccattcttgttcagtgtttttcttatagTGGACACATGAAACTTTGGCAAGTTCAAGAGATTTCTGCAGGTCCTTTGCCATTACCCTAGGGTTCTTTTTCACCTCCTTCAGCATTGCACACTGCACTCTTGCCATGATCTTTGCAGGGCACCTGCTCCTAGGGAGAGTAACAACAGTACTGAATTTCTTCCATTTGTAGAGAATTGGTCTTACTGTGGATGGATGAACACCCAGgcctttagaaatgcttttgtagCCTTTTCCAGCTTTATGCATCTCTACAATTCTTCTTCTAAGGTCCtctgatatttattttgattgGGGCATGGGTCACATTAACAGCTCTTTCTTGAGAAGAGCAGACTCAGTCAGTAACCAACCTTTGTGTACCTTTTTTATAGGGCAGGTCACAACCCAAACTCACAACCCCAGCTATTAGCTACTATTGACAGTTATGGGGGTATTTGTTATATGAGCTGTCAGCTTTTTGGCTGTCTAAATCAAGATTCTGTCATCTAGAAAAATATTACAGTAGCTATTATTTACAAGTGAGGTCTTTTTCCACAAAGTCAAAGTAagttttctataaaaaaaatgcaaggtacagtatgtttttcacAACTATTTGTTGCtgagtttatatttttaatattcagtTTCTGCTGTTTAGGGAATTCAGGTTTACATTGTCTTAAAGTTCGAAATATCCATAGTTACAGCACACACTCTTTAAATGTTCTTGCAGTAGTTTCACAATTCAAACTACTGTCCAGAGGCTAAGTAATACTGATACATTAGGTtgaattatgtatttttttaccatatatttttgtttcttaatttaAGTGGTATAGGAATTATCCTTTTACGGCAGACTTCAGGATAATTATGAAACTGATTTCTatatagaaaatgttaaaatgatatCAACGTAATATCAAAATTCACTTTAGGAAATCTTTCATACTAAACCTTCATGTTTTAATGATTATAAAAGACTGAGTACGTGTTAAGTGTTACAATGATGAATGTTATATACTAAATATAGAAAGATGTTTCTACAGTGCTTTACAATAAAGctgaaatttaacatttattatactGCAATTAGACGTTAGAAGAAGTAGTGGTATAGAAATTAGAGATAAATTCAGAGCAGGGTAGAGAAATCTATAGAGGTAATTTGTATAAAGGGTTGTCTACTTTTAGGCCTCAGTAGGCCACAGGCCATGTTTGTTTGACAAAAACATTCAGAATTGTTTACTATGCGTCAGTCATACATGGGAGAGGTCCTGGACTAATGTCTGGGGTGGTGTAGGTCAGGACCGAGGCGTGTTTACAGAGCTGTGCAGGAATCTGGTGTCTGCTGGCATCATGCCTGGCTGTAGCCAATACTATTACAGTTTGCATTATACAAGTATTTTAAGAATGATTTGACAGAACACAGCCTTATTGAGTATTAATTACCTATTTTTATTAAAGTAGTTTTACATCAACTAACCTTTAGATGCCTTTTTTATGCAGTAATTATTAAATAAACTTCagttcattatttaaaatatttatgagttcagtaaaaaaaaaagagtttttcAGTCCTTCAATGTGCCCTTATTAATTTGCTCTCTTACAATGATGTAGTTTTTAAAGGATTGGAAAATGATAATTGATAATGGAAGTGTCATTATGATCAGCAGACATTTAGGGAGCTAAtgttttttcctctcttttcagattATAAGAAGCCACCCCTAGCACCAAAACCAAAGATTCTTAGTCACCTGACTTCTAAGTTGCCTTCGTCACTGATGTCAAAACCTTGCTCCTCAGCCCGGGGTCCCAAGCCTCCTATTGCTCCCAAACCAAAGCTTCTGCAGGACTCAGATGAAAAGTGTTGCTTGTATACGAACAATAGCCTCAACAGATGCTCCAATGGCACGTTACTGTGCTCTGAAGAGGACTTCAATCAAGAGAATGAGTCCGACAGTTTCCAGATAACAGGTGATGGCTATATTCTGTTGTCTGACAATGAGCAGCTTACTGATGACGGAGAAGAATGTGACAATGAGGAGGGACACCTGCTGGAGCTGTGTTCTGATGCTGTGGCCCTTGGTTCTAGTGACAACGGAGAGGAACTTGAAGAGGATGAAGAGGGGGGTGAGGGAAATTTAATGGACCCCGTTGACACTGAAGGCACTGATAGAATGGAATGTGCTGAAATTAGTAACGCTGAATATGCGGACCTAACTGAACCAGCATGCTGTGGTTCACATGAAGCGCTTGAGGCTGATGATGAACTTTCAGAAATTGCTGAAGCTTGTGATAATGAGGAAGTGAACAAATCCTCTGAACATCAACCTCATCAGGCAAATGAAGATTATGAATTAGTAGACACCCAGCAGGGTGCTGAGGTTGATGAAGAATTAAGTCAAGATGCAGGAAATGATGCCAAGAGAGAGGCTGTTGAGGAATGCCTCAGTGATAATACCCCAGCTATCGACACTCGGTGTGGAATTGCTGAAGAGGATGATGCACCTGCTGCAGTTTCACAAGAGTCTATGACTTTTTATGAAGAAACACAAGATCCCAAAGAAAAAGAGGATGATTTAATGAACAACAATTGTGAGGATCTTTTAGAAAGTGAAGAACGTCAGGACAATCAGTGTGCTGTGTCTTTTGAAACTTCATTTTCAGAGAAGCAGGAGAATGAGATCTCTGTAGATTTTTCTTCAGTTGGTGAACAAGAAATTCTTGCAGACCAAATAAATGATTCTAGTGTCTCAGAAGCAGCTGAGGATAGTATCATAGGCAATGAGCCCATTGCAGATGTGGAAAATAATTTGGAAACTGAGGCAAAACCTGAGGAGGAATATTATGTTAACGAAACCTTTAAAGTCTTGAGCTCTGAAGAACAGGGACCTATGAACACCACCGATAATGTTTCATTAGAGGCTATAGCTGATGTTGAGGAAATCCAGGCTAACATGGTAGGGGACACAACTGAAGAAACCATTGACTCTTTACAGTTTAGTTCTGAGATCCAATCTGCTATGATAGAATTAATGCCTGAAATTGAAGTCAGTGAGCCTGTTGAAGATGCTAGTGAATTAGATGGATCTGTCTCTCAGGAAACAGAGGATTTAGAAGCAGTTGAATGTATTCCATCTGAGGACCTTATTGAAGTACCTGAGGCAGACAACCTCATGGAATCTGACCAAGACAAAACAGAAGTGGATGCTGACTGTACCGAAAGAGAGGGTGAAGGTCTTAGTAGTCAGAGCACTAACCAAGCTCAGAATGAACCATGCGCTATGACAGTTCCAGGAGACATAGATGTGATAAGGATAGATGAACTGATCAATAGGCAGGTATTAACAGACACTTCAGATATTTTTGGGGATGACATAGACTTTGAAGGCCTTATTGTGCCTTACTTGGAGGAAACAGACACGGACAGAGCAGAAGATACCATCAGTGATGAGCACGTCTATGAAGAGGCTGGACTTGACACTGAAGGAGAAAACCTGAACTTTATTTCTCTGGACCGAAAGAGTATTGTAACGAGAACTAGGTCTCTTTCTGGGAAAGTGCCTGGTTATGTGCCTGAGACTGTGCCTGAGGAAACTGGCCCTGAATCCGATATGCTCCAATCCAATGAATATTGCACAGTGGCCTTAGATAAAAGTGGTAACCCACTCAGTGATCATGAACAGCTAGAGATAAACCGAATGATTCCTTCCAAGCCAAGGCGTTTTATTTTATATCCTCGGTCATACTCTGTTGAAGGTCGGGATATGCCTATGTCTGTTTTTAGAGAGAATGATAGTTCGACAGGGGAGGATGGCAGAAtgaagagaaaggatgacaaccTTTCCTTGCCCTGCTTTATTGGATCATCTGGTAGCTTCTCTCAGAGAAGTCACCTTCCATCCAGCGGTATGTCCACTCCAACCTCAGTTGTCGACATCCCTCCTCCCTTTGAATTAGCATACATCACCAAGAAACCAATCACTAAAAGCTCCCCGTCGCTTTTAATTGAGAGTGACTCTgcagacaaacaaaaaaagaaaaaatcttcaTTCAAACGTTTCCTAACTCTAAAGTTTAAGAAGAAAACGGAAAACAAGGTGCACGTAGATGTAAACGTCTCTTCTTCTAGGTCTTCTTCTGAGTCAAGCCACCATGGGCCCTTAAGAGTCCTAGAACTTGACAGAAGGAGCCTTGGCAGTTCACCACAGCTAAAATCGCGGTCAGGGAAGCCATGGGCATTAGACTCGCCATCTACCTTTCTCTTCTACAAGGACAGCAAGAGGAAAGGAACCCCAAAGACATTCAGCAGGAGTGTATCGAGAGTGGAATCGTTTGAGGACCGATCAAGGCCTCCATTTATGCCCCTTCCCTTGACCAAGCCCAGATCCATATCTTTCCCCAACGCAGATACGTCAGATTATGAGAACATTCCTGCCATGAACTCCGATTATGAAAATATCCAGATCCCTCCAAGGAGACCCACCCGAACAGGAACGTTTACAGAGTTTTTCGAGGATCCTAGCAGGGCGCTTTCTTCTGCCAATGAGAACGATGGCTATGTGGACATGAGCAGCTTTACCGGGTTTGAAAGCAAACCTCAAACACCCGACCAGGAATCCGAAAGGTACTGTAAACTGTTATGTAAGACCTGTTAACTTTGCTTCTGCAGTGGAGATGGAAAAAGTGTTACATTTGCTTTCGGTCTTGACTTGAAGCCACCTTGTTGAATTGCTGTCTCCCAGAGGAAGTGCTTTtaatataatcagagaaaaacaaaggtAACTTATGGTGAAAGCAAAGTGTCACAATGAACATTGTAAGAAACATAATTATCCCCATGTCAAGTTCacttttatgtaaaaaatattttttgacatCAGACTACCATTTGGCGCTAACCGCTTTCTTAGTGTTCTTCAAAAAACGTTTTTCCTTTATGATTATATAACctttacaatttaatttaaacaattaatGTTTCAGCTCTTAGATCCCAGTTTCTCCTGCTTTCTAACCATATAAATCCTTCCTATGTGCTGTTATGTGACTATTCCTTATTAGACAgcccttttttttcctttcccacTTGAATCTTATGTGATTTATTAAAGGCAGAGCAGATCTTGAGGGTATGTTGACAATCTTCCTGAAAAGATCTTGAGATTTAGCTCAAGGAACTTGTGAACTTCAGTAAGAATttgcaaaaactgaaaataaaagcaaCCTGGATAGCTGAATGCAATACAAGTGTGATTTtgacaataaatgtttttaaatgtttatatattaaataaactATTTGAAAATAGTTTTTGATACAAtggaaaaattatttattttacataccaGCATAATAAATGTTATATTAGCTTGTAAATGACAAcctattctttttaaaattacgTAATACTATGCATCTTTGTTGAAGGACTGTAACTAATCTTCtacaaaaacatataaaatcttCACCCTATATATCTGTAATGCAAATATGTAGTCACTGCTTTAATACTGTGCTTCATAACTAAAGACCTGCCAATTAGAAAGACTGTCCGATTGTTCTCCCTGACATGACCTATATTGTATCTTCATGCTAAAGTCAATGGCCCCACATGATTGACTGAAATAAGACTTCTAGAAGGAAACATGTCCAGGTAGAATGAGCATAAAATCCTAATTTTAAGGATGCAAAATATCATATAACACTGAGCCAGAAGAAACTGATATCCAAATAACGAACCTATGCTTACCTTCTGTACTTTTACT contains:
- the fgd5b gene encoding FYVE, RhoGEF and PH domain-containing protein 5b encodes the protein MNTDYKKPPLAPKPKILSHLTSKLPSSLMSKPCSSARGPKPPIAPKPKLLQDSDEKCCLYTNNSLNRCSNGTLLCSEEDFNQENESDSFQITGDGYILLSDNEQLTDDGEECDNEEGHLLELCSDAVALGSSDNGEELEEDEEGGEGNLMDPVDTEGTDRMECAEISNAEYADLTEPACCGSHEALEADDELSEIAEACDNEEVNKSSEHQPHQANEDYELVDTQQGAEVDEELSQDAGNDAKREAVEECLSDNTPAIDTRCGIAEEDDAPAAVSQESMTFYEETQDPKEKEDDLMNNNCEDLLESEERQDNQCAVSFETSFSEKQENEISVDFSSVGEQEILADQINDSSVSEAAEDSIIGNEPIADVENNLETEAKPEEEYYVNETFKVLSSEEQGPMNTTDNVSLEAIADVEEIQANMVGDTTEETIDSLQFSSEIQSAMIELMPEIEVSEPVEDASELDGSVSQETEDLEAVECIPSEDLIEVPEADNLMESDQDKTEVDADCTEREGEGLSSQSTNQAQNEPCAMTVPGDIDVIRIDELINRQVLTDTSDIFGDDIDFEGLIVPYLEETDTDRAEDTISDEHVYEEAGLDTEGENLNFISLDRKSIVTRTRSLSGKVPGYVPETVPEETGPESDMLQSNEYCTVALDKSGNPLSDHEQLEINRMIPSKPRRFILYPRSYSVEGRDMPMSVFRENDSSTGEDGRMKRKDDNLSLPCFIGSSGSFSQRSHLPSSGMSTPTSVVDIPPPFELAYITKKPITKSSPSLLIESDSADKQKKKKSSFKRFLTLKFKKKTENKVHVDVNVSSSRSSSESSHHGPLRVLELDRRSLGSSPQLKSRSGKPWALDSPSTFLFYKDSKRKGTPKTFSRSVSRVESFEDRSRPPFMPLPLTKPRSISFPNADTSDYENIPAMNSDYENIQIPPRRPTRTGTFTEFFEDPSRALSSANENDGYVDMSSFTGFESKPQTPDQESESAYTEPYNVCPVSTVPVSGLASEEDQGKSSGEEDSLVESSQERQIDGQSRAFYIAKDLMDSENTHVKALKLLHEDFRNAVMSAVTEAGDPVLEEDKLCEILSELPQIYQFHQDILSDLESRIANWEEYQRIADVLLSRRLQFNIFTPYITQYDRNMALLEECCQKSLAFSLVVKQFEQSPACGNVSLQHQLLKVIVRILQYRMLLTDYLNNLSPDSAEYEDTQAALVIVSEVADRANDSMRKGENLLRLVHIEYSVRGQKDLLQPGRVFVKEGTLMKVSRRNRQPRHLFLMNDVMLYTYPQQDGKYRLKNTLSLTEMKVSKPIIENVHNALKIENNNCSITLSASSCGEREDWYHALSRAISDHSKGQGTFSSSNSCEAREKLWMSLGEKAPTLVPVSHVMMCMNCASDFSLTLRRHHCHACGKIVCRACSRNKYPLKYLKDRVAKVCDRCYAELKKRGGVCPGAGENSSHQSNRLSGRPLSAVFQNIHPPILWKNRKSSSALTQVAASAEGSSMSGSLHRCKRSRRTWKKLFFLIKDKVLYTFSASEDKVASESLPLLGFTVKQPEKAEGAEATMMFQLYHKKTLYYTFKAEDSYTAQRWINAMEEATVL